The segment cttggggcaactgtttgttgtgatttggcgctatataaataaaattgattgattgaattgattgattgattgtttttcttgttgcttaatgctgacaaattatactgtatttgttgtctttctgatgcctgattctgttttttttctctctatttgcggtgcagctccatccagagatgggtgtgatatcagtttctgcaaccctcctgtcctgtgcactggcaccatttcctgtatatttgttttgtgaattgttttgtaaattgtgtcggtagcatggcccaggcataGGGtcgcctctttgagtctggtctgattgaggtttcttcttgaaatcatcagagggagtttttacttaccaCCGTCGCCTGTctgcttgttctgggggttggtaaagttagaccttacctgtgtgaagcgccttgaggcaactttcttgtgatttggtgctacataaatgaaaataaattgaaattgaaattgactgtTAATACAGTGGTTCAACAGCAACCTGTACACCAACAATATATATTCGGTGGTGACTCGAAGCAGTTTATTTAAGGGTTTCAGCTTGCCCCATAGCATGACATTGTACAGCTGTGCACCTATCTGTGTTTGTGTTCTTATTGAATACTGGATCGATTAAAACAGTTTTTCTCCCAATTGAAAATTTTAACCCTAAAACATTTAATAAAGTGCAGATTGAAAAATCCCATAACCGTTACATATACATTTCTAACAAGGTAATGTTCATCAGAGGGTGTCTTGAAAATGTTTGTAGTCATCAATGCATCATGGATACAGAGGTGCTGCATGTCCTGCCCTCTCCCAAAAAAGCTATTGTAAACACAAACCTATGTCTGTCCCTGCTACTTTTAATGGAAAACCATGCCTTCAGGCATATCACCTCCTATGCACATGTGAGCACACAGGGCACAGACTAGCTGAGTGGGTGGATCTCGGATTAAATACAGTGCATCCCAAAAATATCTAGAAAGTAAGAAATAgattaaaaattttttttcctcaaagttctatACTCAACACACCATAGTGACAATGTgaataaagtctttttttttttttagatttttgcaaatttataaaataataataataaaaaaaaactaagaaatcatgtgcatgtaagtattcacagcctttgccatgatgctcaaGACTGAGCTCAGGTGTGTCCTGTTGTTCTTGGGatttttctgcagcttaattggggtCCACCTGAGGcacattcagttgactggacatgatttgtgcatgagacaacctgcagctgtagataatttctctgcgattctgggagtgatgagagaatggtttcatcagccaagttctgagaacaAATGTGTTATcagctacaaaatgattattttatatagcatggcaTCCAGTGGGACAGTGCGGGACACATTGGCACATTGAATTGTGCAgctgtgcggggatcaaatttgtgcatgtGTCAAGGTGACTTTGGTTTtaaatttttaagaaatttggaaaatttcaataaaatgttcttcatgttgtcattatggggtgttgtgagtagaattttgagggaaaaaatatttactctattttggaataaagctgtaacataacaaaatttggaaaaagtgaagcgccatgaatactttctggatgcactgtatcagtCTAGGCATGGAGTCCATAGTGAGCTGTGTCAGCCTGACATGTTGGTTAGACAGTAGTTGGTACATACAAAAATGCAGAATGTGGAAATATGAGGGTTAATAACATTAAACTGTAAGCATATGTAATTGAAAAAGCAGATAAAAATTTATTTTTGACTGTGTTAAAGAATTTTGGAGCTGTGGCAGTGAGGTCATTTTAGTAATGAAGTGACTTCAATGAGCTCAGTGAATTGAACAAAACTAAAGGTTTTAGCACTGCATTTTTAACATCTTGACATATTATTTTGAAAGTTGCTTGTTTACTGGTATTTCACCGAGATGAGAACATTCAGCTTTTATGTTTTTAGTCTAATTTACTCTCAACATTTTTCACTGACTTAAAGCCAGATGAAGTGCTAGACAATTTCTATTGTTACTGCGAAAATGGGCAGTAATGTTTCTCGGACATCCACTAAGCACAGCACCATTATTTAACTCTTTCCCGactttattttcttgtctttgcagAGCGTTGGCGAGTTTGGTTTAGACATCATTGAGACTCCTGAGGGTGACAAATGGCCACAGCTCATTGTTCAGCAGAACCTGGATCGTGAGCAGAAGGATACTTTTGTGATGAAAATCAAGGTGGAGGATGGTGGCAACCCTCCCAAATCCAGCACTGCCATTCTCCAAGTCACCATCTCTGACGTCAATGACAATCGTCCAGTTTTCAAGGACAGTGAACTTGAAGTTGCTGTGGCAGAGAACTCACCCATGGGCACCTCAGTCGCTCAGCTTCATGCCACAGatgcagacctgggttcaaatgcaCAGATCCACTTTTCCTTCAGCAACCAGATCTCTGCCTCAACCAAACGTCACTTTGCAATCGATGGCTCTACAGGATTGATCACTGTGAAGCAGCCACTGGACAGGGAAGTGACGCCAGTTCATAAGCTCATTGTGCTGGCCAGCGATGGCAGCTCCACCCCTTCCAGAGCCACAGTGATTGTTAATGTAACAGATGTTAATGACAATGTACCCTCCATAGACACTCGCTACATAATCAACCTGGTTAATGGGACTGTTCTGCTGTCTGAGAATGCACCTCTCAACACCAAAATCGCCCTCATTACAGTCACTGATAAGGATGCAGATCTTTACGGAAAAGTAGCCTGCTACACTGACCATGATGTCCCTTTTCGGTTGAAGCCTGTCTTTAATGATCAGTTCTTACTAGAGACGGCTGCACCCCTCGATTACGAAACGACTCGAGAATATGCAATTAAGATAGTGGCCTCGGATAGGGGGACGCCTCCTTTGAACACTTCAGCTATGGTTTTAATTAAAATTAAGGATGAGAATGACAATGCACCTATCTTCCCTCAGCCGGAAATCCAACTTTCCATACCAGAGAACAATGACCCTTCGACACAGTTAATAAAAATTACTGCCACCGATGCAGACAGTGGACATAATGCTGAAATTATTTATACACTTGGCCCTGATGCGCCTGATGGATTTAACATAGACAGACGGTCAGGAATCCTGTCTGTTGGTAAACGGCTGGACAGAGAGAAGCAGGAGAGGTACTCCTTTACTGTCATAGCAAGGGACAATGGCTCTATGTCCCTGCAGAGCAATGTCACTGTTAGGCTAATTGTCCAGGACCTTAATGACAACAGCCCAGCTTTCACACACCCCGAGTACAACTTCTACGTGCCTGAGAACCTGCCTCTCTATGGAACTGTTGGCTTAATCACAGTGACGGATGCAGATGCGGGAGATAATGCTGTTATAACGCTGTCCATTTTGAACGGGAAAGATAATTTCATCATTGACCCCCAAACTGGGGTGATCAAGCCCAACATCACCTTCGATAGGGAACAGCAAAGCTCTTACACATTTATGGTAAAGGCTGTTGATGGAGGGCAACCTCCCAGCTCCTCCTACGCCAAAGTCACCATCAATGTTGTCGATGTCAATGACAATCGTCCCGTGTTTGTCATCCCATCCTCAAATTACTCATATGATTTGGTTCGGACCACCACCACCCCTGGCGCTGTGGTGACTAGAGTATTTGCCATCGACAATGACACAGGTATGAATGCTGAGCTGCAGTACAGCATCATCAGCAGCATCATCATCACGTCTAGGGTCTCCCCTCGAGGTCTCTTCACCATTGACAAAATGTCAGGCAACATAACCCTGCAAGAGAAAATAGTGGCAGCTGATCAGGGGCTGCATCGTCTGGTTGTTAAGGTCAAAGATCTTGGCCAACCTGAGTCGCTGCATGCC is part of the Thalassophryne amazonica chromosome 11, fThaAma1.1, whole genome shotgun sequence genome and harbors:
- the pcdh11 gene encoding protocadherin-11 X-linked isoform X2, with amino-acid sequence MDLASQAHVLVVLFTCVALLCRAQERDYTVKEEQPENVRIGNLRRDLDLNLDPSIRLSSPLQFKPVYKTGDVPLVRVEANTGEIFTTSHRIDREKLCSGVFAEKRCYYEIEVAVLPDEIFRLVKIRFLIEDVNDNAPLFQSTVINISIPENTAINTRYPVPSAFDPDVGINGIQHYELVKSVGEFGLDIIETPEGDKWPQLIVQQNLDREQKDTFVMKIKVEDGGNPPKSSTAILQVTISDVNDNRPVFKDSELEVAVAENSPMGTSVAQLHATDADLGSNAQIHFSFSNQISASTKRHFAIDGSTGLITVKQPLDREVTPVHKLIVLASDGSSTPSRATVIVNVTDVNDNVPSIDTRYIINLVNGTVLLSENAPLNTKIALITVTDKDADLYGKVACYTDHDVPFRLKPVFNDQFLLETAAPLDYETTREYAIKIVASDRGTPPLNTSAMVLIKIKDENDNAPIFPQPEIQLSIPENNDPSTQLIKITATDADSGHNAEIIYTLGPDAPDGFNIDRRSGILSVGKRLDREKQERYSFTVIARDNGSMSLQSNVTVRLIVQDLNDNSPAFTHPEYNFYVPENLPLYGTVGLITVTDADAGDNAVITLSILNGKDNFIIDPQTGVIKPNITFDREQQSSYTFMVKAVDGGQPPSSSYAKVTINVVDVNDNRPVFVIPSSNYSYDLVRTTTTPGAVVTRVFAIDNDTGMNAELQYSIISSIIITSRVSPRGLFTIDKMSGNITLQEKIVAADQGLHRLVVKVKDLGQPESLHAIALIHLFVNDTVSNATFIQEQLRKSMETPLDRNIGDSEVTPQANGYVIVVIAIIAGTMTVILVIFVTALVRCRQTPRHKVVQKGKQSGEWVSPNQENRQIKKKKKRKKRSPKSLLLNFVTIDESKPDDPTHEHVNGTLDLPVELEEQTMGKYNWATTPTTFKPDSPDLAKHYKSASPQPTFQIKPETPVAPKKHHVIQELPLDNTFVVGCDSLSKCSSTSSDPYSVSDCSCQGAFKTAGQITTRQETALKPPHYGTLCGTGTARSHRIKINL